The proteins below come from a single Pedobacter aquae genomic window:
- a CDS encoding ligase-associated DNA damage response DEXH box helicase — translation MSPGEKIISNWYKQKKWQQFAFQQEMMDAYLKGYSGLLNAPTGSGKTFALFLPFLADYINQYPNDYQSRKNNGLLMLWITPLRALTNDIQKAMQTVVDDLGIPWKIAARTGDTSSADKQAIKRKPPEVLLTTPESLHLMLAQKDYPKTFEKINVVVTDEWHELLGTKRGVQMELGLSRLKGLMSRDARPKTDDKPGFPTSHFGHQTLKIWGISATIGNLEEAAQVLLGVNFPKEQQKMVKADIDKNLVITSIIPQNIENYSWSGHIGLKLLPEVMEIVAQSKTTLIFTNTRAQSEIWYQAILDKYPEYAGIMAMHHGSLDNDLRNWVEQALHAEILKVVVCTSSLDLGVDFRPVDTIIQIGSPKGVARFMQRAGRSGHHPGATSKAWFVPTHSLELLEGAALKHAIKQKTFESRDPIILAFDVLIQYLVTLAVSDGFRADEIYKEVKSTFAYADILPQEFDDLLDFISKGGKTLSQYDEYLKVEYENGLYKVNNRRIAMRHRLSMGTITSEISMRVKFQSGGSLGTVEEGFIAKLKIGDNFWFAGRNLELVRVKDMTAYVKKSTKKKGAIATWLGGRMPLSSQLSAVFREKLDEVALGVEEDEEIIALRPLFTQQNSLSHLPQKTEFLIEKLETRDGHHLFFYPFEGRLVHEGMASLLGFRLSKLKNASFSIAMNDYGFELLTDDEVLLEKALENNLFSDKNLIDDIQNSLNANEMARRRFRDIAHISGLIFTGFPGKPMKNKHLQSSTSLLFDVFSEYEKDNLLIRQAYNEALAFQLEEFRLREALQRIQKQKIVLKEMAQPSPFAFPIMVDRLREKMSTESLEERVAKMVERLN, via the coding sequence ATGAGCCCGGGAGAAAAAATCATAAGCAATTGGTATAAGCAAAAAAAGTGGCAGCAATTTGCTTTTCAACAAGAAATGATGGATGCCTATTTAAAAGGCTATTCTGGCTTGTTAAATGCTCCAACAGGTAGTGGTAAAACTTTTGCCTTGTTTTTGCCTTTTTTGGCAGATTATATCAATCAATATCCAAACGATTACCAAAGCAGAAAAAATAATGGTTTGTTAATGTTATGGATAACACCATTGAGAGCCTTAACGAATGATATCCAAAAGGCCATGCAAACTGTGGTTGATGATTTGGGAATCCCTTGGAAAATTGCCGCCCGCACTGGCGATACCAGTAGTGCCGATAAGCAAGCCATCAAAAGGAAACCACCAGAAGTTTTATTAACCACACCAGAGAGCTTACACCTCATGCTGGCTCAAAAAGATTATCCCAAAACTTTTGAAAAAATAAATGTGGTTGTAACCGATGAATGGCATGAACTCTTAGGCACAAAACGCGGTGTACAAATGGAGTTAGGTTTAAGTAGGTTGAAAGGATTGATGTCGAGAGACGCAAGACCGAAGACCGATGATAAGCCCGGCTTTCCAACTTCTCACTTCGGTCATCAAACTTTAAAAATTTGGGGTATAAGCGCCACTATTGGTAATCTTGAAGAAGCTGCACAAGTGCTTTTAGGCGTTAACTTCCCTAAAGAGCAGCAAAAAATGGTGAAAGCTGACATTGATAAAAATCTCGTTATCACTTCTATCATCCCTCAAAACATAGAAAATTATAGTTGGAGCGGGCATATTGGCTTAAAGCTGCTTCCCGAGGTGATGGAGATCGTAGCCCAAAGCAAAACCACACTCATTTTCACCAATACCAGAGCGCAATCAGAAATATGGTATCAGGCTATATTAGATAAATATCCGGAGTATGCTGGTATCATGGCCATGCACCATGGTTCTTTAGATAACGATTTACGCAATTGGGTAGAGCAAGCTTTACATGCCGAGATTTTAAAAGTAGTGGTGTGTACTTCCAGTTTAGATTTGGGTGTAGATTTTAGACCCGTTGATACCATTATACAAATTGGTAGCCCTAAAGGAGTAGCCCGTTTTATGCAAAGAGCAGGCAGAAGTGGGCATCATCCAGGTGCAACTTCCAAAGCTTGGTTTGTGCCCACGCATTCTTTAGAATTATTAGAAGGCGCTGCACTTAAACATGCCATCAAACAAAAAACTTTTGAGAGCAGAGACCCCATTATTTTAGCTTTTGATGTTCTTATCCAATACTTGGTTACTCTGGCTGTTTCTGATGGCTTTAGAGCCGATGAAATTTATAAAGAAGTAAAAAGCACTTTCGCTTACGCTGATATTTTACCTCAGGAATTTGATGATTTGCTAGATTTTATCAGCAAAGGAGGTAAAACACTCTCCCAGTACGATGAGTATTTAAAAGTAGAATACGAAAACGGTTTGTATAAAGTAAACAACCGTAGAATAGCCATGCGACATCGTTTAAGTATGGGAACCATCACCAGCGAAATAAGCATGCGGGTAAAATTTCAAAGCGGCGGCAGTTTAGGCACTGTTGAAGAAGGCTTTATTGCTAAACTTAAAATAGGCGATAATTTTTGGTTTGCAGGCAGAAACTTAGAATTGGTGCGTGTAAAAGACATGACAGCCTATGTTAAAAAATCAACTAAAAAGAAGGGAGCTATAGCTACTTGGCTAGGGGGTAGAATGCCATTATCGTCGCAACTATCAGCTGTTTTTAGAGAGAAACTTGATGAGGTAGCCTTAGGTGTAGAAGAAGACGAAGAAATTATTGCTTTACGTCCGCTTTTTACCCAACAAAACTCTTTATCACATTTGCCTCAAAAAACCGAGTTTCTTATTGAAAAATTAGAAACCCGAGATGGACACCATTTATTCTTTTACCCTTTTGAAGGCAGGTTGGTACATGAAGGTATGGCATCTTTATTAGGTTTTAGATTATCAAAACTTAAAAATGCTAGCTTTTCTATAGCCATGAATGATTATGGTTTTGAGTTATTAACCGATGATGAAGTACTACTAGAAAAAGCCTTGGAAAACAATTTATTTAGCGATAAAAATTTAATAGACGATATACAAAACAGCCTCAATGCAAATGAAATGGCCCGCAGAAGATTTAGAGATATTGCACATATTTCTGGTTTAATTTTTACGGGTTTCCCGGGCAAGCCTATGAAAAACAAACATCTGCAATCTTCAACATCCTTATTGTTTGATGTATTTAGCGAATACGAAAAGGATAATTTATTAATTAGGCAAGCTTATAACGAGGCTTTAGCTTTCCAACTAGAAGAGTTTAGGTTAAGAGAAGCTTTACAGCGGATACAAAAACAAAAAATTGTGCTTAAAGAAATGGCACAACCTAGTCCTTTTGCTTTCCCTATTATGGTAGATAGGCTGAGAGAAAAAATGAGTACCGAGTCTTTAGAAGAAAGAGTGGCTAAAATGGTAGAAAGATTAAATTAA
- a CDS encoding 30S ribosomal protein S16, which yields MATKIRLQRHGKKGKPFYYIVVADSRAPRDGRFIERIGSYNPNTNPATIDLNFDQAVKWVTSGATPTDTAKAILSYKGVLYKKHLNGGVIKGALTQEQADAKFAEWLQGKEGKIEAKKAGLVSKKEETKKAALVEEAKKREAIEAAIAAKNAPVEEAAPEVEEEAASEDVAVEASAEETETPTAE from the coding sequence ATGGCAACTAAAATTAGATTACAAAGACACGGTAAAAAAGGAAAACCGTTCTACTACATCGTAGTAGCAGATTCAAGAGCACCAAGAGATGGTAGATTTATTGAAAGAATAGGTTCTTACAATCCAAACACCAATCCAGCTACAATTGACTTGAATTTTGATCAAGCTGTTAAATGGGTTACTAGCGGTGCTACACCTACAGATACAGCTAAGGCTATCTTATCTTACAAAGGTGTACTTTACAAAAAACACTTAAACGGTGGTGTAATTAAAGGCGCTCTTACACAAGAGCAAGCTGATGCAAAATTTGCAGAGTGGTTACAAGGCAAAGAAGGTAAAATCGAAGCTAAAAAAGCAGGTTTAGTATCTAAAAAAGAAGAAACTAAGAAAGCTGCTTTGGTAGAAGAAGCTAAGAAAAGAGAAGCTATTGAGGCTGCAATTGCTGCTAAAAATGCTCCTGTTGAAGAAGCAGCTCCAGAAGTAGAAGAGGAAGCAGCATCAGAAGATGTAGCTGTTGAAGCTTCTGCAGAGGAAACTGAAACTCCTACAGCAGAATAA
- a CDS encoding MlaD family protein — MTEITDRKRGVTVGIFIFLGLAIFLIGILTLGGQKKTFVKSFTVNVVFDDIQGLKVGNNVWFSGVKVGTIKKIQFYGTSQVQVFLSIEEVAHQYIHKDAKASINSDGLIGNKIIVIDGGSPSFPFVEDGDRLQVNKTLSTDDMMKTLQTNNKNLVDITSDFKILARNLVEGKGAAGALLADEQIAKDFKAMVANLETTAASTNKMAKELNSFTAKMNTKGGLADKLFTDTAVFAKLQSSVNEFQQTAAAASKLTENLKVASAKLNAHDNALGVLLNDKQTAEQLKVIMRNLETSSQKLDEDLEALQHNFLLRGYFRKKAKEEAK; from the coding sequence ATGACTGAAATAACAGACAGAAAACGCGGTGTAACCGTTGGAATATTTATTTTTCTTGGCCTAGCCATTTTCCTTATCGGGATATTAACTTTAGGAGGGCAGAAGAAAACTTTCGTAAAATCTTTTACCGTAAATGTTGTTTTTGATGATATTCAAGGGTTAAAAGTAGGGAACAACGTATGGTTCTCTGGCGTTAAGGTAGGTACCATTAAAAAAATTCAGTTTTATGGAACTTCGCAGGTTCAGGTTTTTTTAAGTATAGAGGAAGTGGCTCACCAATACATCCATAAAGATGCTAAAGCCAGTATTAACTCTGATGGTTTGATAGGCAACAAGATTATTGTGATTGATGGAGGTTCGCCTAGTTTTCCTTTTGTTGAGGATGGCGATAGACTACAGGTTAACAAAACTTTATCTACCGATGATATGATGAAGACTCTTCAAACCAATAACAAGAACTTGGTAGATATTACTTCAGATTTTAAGATTCTTGCTAGAAACTTAGTAGAAGGAAAAGGTGCTGCCGGGGCTTTATTAGCCGATGAGCAAATTGCTAAAGATTTTAAAGCTATGGTGGCTAATTTAGAGACTACAGCTGCTTCTACCAACAAAATGGCTAAAGAGCTTAATAGTTTTACTGCAAAAATGAATACCAAAGGAGGCTTGGCCGATAAACTTTTTACCGATACAGCTGTATTTGCAAAATTACAATCATCGGTAAATGAGTTTCAACAAACAGCAGCGGCAGCTTCTAAACTTACAGAGAATTTAAAAGTAGCATCCGCAAAATTAAATGCTCATGATAATGCTTTAGGTGTATTGTTAAATGATAAGCAAACTGCCGAGCAGCTTAAAGTAATTATGAGAAATTTAGAAACCAGCAGCCAAAAGCTAGATGAAGATTTGGAAGCTTTACAGCACAACTTTTTATTAAGAGGCTATTTTAGAAAGAAAGCTAAAGAAGAGGCTAAGTAG
- a CDS encoding ABC transporter ATP-binding protein, with the protein MHKNNRIEHPEERDKVITIRDLNKSFGDYHVLKGVHLDLYERENLVVLGKSGTGKSVLIKIISGLLKQDSGTVEVLGKEVSQLKEKELQELRIHIGFSFQNSALYDSMTVRENLEFPLVRNRKNLTKKEKDYAVETVLDAVSLGQTINQMPSELSGGQRKRIGIARTLILQPKIMLYDEPTAGLDPITCLEINGLINEVQERYHTSSIIITHDLTCAKQTGDRITMLLDGHFNQVGTFEEVFNTDDERVKSFYEYNFIE; encoded by the coding sequence ATGCATAAGAATAACAGAATAGAGCATCCGGAAGAAAGAGATAAAGTAATTACCATCAGAGATTTAAATAAATCTTTTGGAGATTACCATGTGCTTAAAGGTGTTCATCTGGATTTGTATGAAAGAGAAAACCTTGTGGTATTAGGTAAATCAGGAACAGGTAAATCTGTCTTGATTAAAATTATATCGGGTCTACTGAAACAGGATAGCGGTACGGTAGAAGTTTTGGGTAAAGAAGTAAGCCAATTAAAAGAAAAAGAATTACAAGAACTGAGAATACATATAGGTTTTTCTTTCCAGAATAGCGCTCTTTATGATAGTATGACGGTGAGAGAGAATCTAGAATTTCCTTTGGTGAGAAATCGTAAAAATCTGACTAAAAAGGAGAAAGATTATGCCGTTGAAACCGTTTTAGATGCGGTAAGTTTAGGGCAAACCATTAATCAAATGCCTTCTGAATTATCTGGAGGACAAAGAAAGCGCATTGGTATTGCTCGTACTTTGATATTACAACCTAAAATTATGTTGTATGATGAACCAACAGCTGGTTTAGACCCTATAACATGCTTAGAAATTAATGGTTTAATAAACGAGGTACAAGAAAGGTATCATACCAGTTCTATTATCATTACCCATGATCTTACTTGTGCCAAGCAAACAGGTGATCGTATAACCATGCTTCTTGATGGCCATTTTAACCAAGTAGGCACCTTTGAAGAAGTTTTTAATACAGATGATGAAAGAGTTAAATCTTTCTATGAATATAATTTTATAGAGTAA
- a CDS encoding MlaE family ABC transporter permease, translating to MFYELYLVYQFVMKFFKEVLLPPYEGKEIMRQCYQVGYRSLALISLTGFITGIVFTKQSRPSLAEFGATSWLPSLVGIALLRTLAPLLTALISAGKVGSSIGAELGSMKVTEQIDAMEVSATNPFKFLVVTRVLATTIAIPILTFYTALVGLLGSFVNVAMFEDTSFSGFISSSLESITFLDIIASTVKAILFGFTIGMVGCYQGFNSSKGTEGVGKAANSSVVIGMFLVFIEEVLATQITFLFRT from the coding sequence ATGTTTTACGAACTGTATTTAGTATATCAGTTCGTGATGAAATTCTTCAAAGAAGTACTTCTACCGCCTTATGAGGGTAAAGAAATTATGCGTCAATGTTACCAAGTTGGTTACCGCTCTTTAGCCTTAATATCTTTAACAGGATTTATAACCGGTATTGTTTTTACCAAACAATCCAGACCATCTTTGGCAGAGTTTGGGGCAACATCATGGTTGCCATCTTTGGTTGGTATTGCTTTATTGAGAACATTAGCTCCTTTGTTAACCGCTTTAATATCGGCAGGTAAAGTGGGCTCTAGTATTGGTGCCGAGTTAGGTTCTATGAAAGTAACCGAGCAGATAGATGCTATGGAGGTTTCTGCTACCAACCCGTTTAAGTTTTTAGTGGTAACCAGAGTTTTAGCAACCACTATCGCTATTCCTATTTTAACATTTTACACAGCTTTGGTAGGTTTATTGGGTAGTTTTGTAAACGTAGCCATGTTTGAAGATACGAGCTTTAGCGGTTTTATTTCATCGTCTTTAGAGTCTATAACTTTTCTTGATATTATTGCGTCTACTGTAAAGGCTATCCTTTTTGGGTTTACCATTGGTATGGTTGGTTGTTACCAAGGTTTTAACTCATCAAAAGGTACAGAAGGTGTAGGTAAAGCAGCAAATTCATCGGTAGTTATTGGTATGTTTTTAGTGTTTATTGAAGAAGTATTGGCAACGCAAATCACGTTTTTATTCCGTACATAA
- a CDS encoding glutamine--tRNA ligase/YqeY domain fusion protein: MSEEKSLNFIEEIIEEDLRNGKHGGRVLTRFPPEPNGYLHIGHAKSICLNFGIAKKYNGATNLRFDDTNPLTEDTEYVESIKEDVKWLGFDWKEELYSSDYFDQLYDFAVALIKKGLAYVDDSTAEEIAAGKGTPTEAGTANIYRSRSIEENLQLFEEMKAGKYPDGAKVLRAKIDLANPNMHLRDPLMYRIKHAHHHRTGDKWCIYPMYDFAHGQSDAIEEITHSVCTLEFIPHRPLYEWFIAQLDIFPSKQYEFARLNMSYTVMSKRKLMQLVNNQIVAGWDDPRMPTISGLRRRGFTPASIRNFCERIGVAKRDNFIDFSLLEFFIREDLNKTSWRRMAVLDPIKMVITNYPDGQEEILHGENNPEVEGHDGERAIPFSKELWIEREDFMEEPPKKFFRLGVGLMCRLKNAYIVQCDDFVKDADGNVTEIHCTYFPNSKSGEDTSGLKVKGTMHWVSVKHAKTAEVRLYDRLFKVEQPDAEDGDFKDYMNPESLVVVKNAYIEPDLTLAIEQLQEHPDRRYQFIRKGYFCLDKEATAEHLIFNRTVGLKDSWAKEANK; encoded by the coding sequence ATGTCAGAGGAAAAATCATTAAATTTTATTGAAGAGATTATAGAAGAAGATCTTAGAAATGGCAAGCATGGTGGCAGAGTTTTAACACGTTTCCCTCCAGAGCCTAATGGCTATTTACATATTGGTCATGCTAAATCTATCTGCTTAAATTTTGGAATAGCCAAAAAATACAATGGCGCTACCAACCTTAGATTTGATGATACCAACCCCCTTACAGAAGATACTGAATATGTAGAAAGTATAAAGGAAGATGTAAAATGGTTAGGTTTTGATTGGAAAGAAGAGCTTTATTCTTCTGATTATTTTGACCAATTATATGATTTTGCGGTTGCCCTGATAAAAAAAGGATTAGCTTACGTAGATGATAGTACAGCAGAAGAAATTGCTGCTGGAAAAGGCACACCTACAGAAGCAGGAACTGCAAATATTTACAGAAGTAGATCTATAGAAGAAAATTTACAGCTTTTTGAAGAAATGAAAGCTGGTAAATATCCTGATGGTGCCAAAGTTTTAAGAGCTAAAATTGATTTAGCAAACCCAAACATGCACCTGCGTGACCCTTTGATGTACAGGATAAAACATGCGCATCATCATCGTACTGGTGATAAATGGTGTATTTACCCAATGTATGATTTTGCACACGGGCAATCTGATGCTATTGAGGAAATTACCCACTCTGTTTGTACACTAGAGTTTATTCCACACCGCCCATTATACGAGTGGTTTATAGCGCAATTGGATATTTTCCCATCAAAACAGTATGAATTTGCTCGTTTAAACATGAGCTATACCGTTATGAGTAAGCGAAAATTGATGCAGTTGGTAAACAACCAGATTGTTGCCGGTTGGGACGACCCGCGTATGCCTACCATTAGTGGTTTAAGAAGACGAGGTTTTACACCAGCATCTATCCGCAATTTTTGCGAAAGAATAGGCGTAGCTAAAAGAGACAACTTCATTGATTTTAGTTTGCTAGAGTTCTTTATCCGTGAAGATTTAAATAAAACATCGTGGAGAAGAATGGCTGTTCTTGACCCTATAAAAATGGTAATTACCAATTATCCTGATGGGCAAGAAGAAATTTTACACGGAGAAAATAACCCAGAAGTTGAAGGCCATGATGGTGAAAGAGCTATACCATTTAGCAAAGAGCTATGGATAGAGCGTGAAGATTTTATGGAAGAACCTCCAAAGAAATTCTTTAGACTTGGTGTAGGTTTAATGTGCCGTTTAAAAAATGCTTATATCGTACAATGTGATGATTTTGTTAAAGATGCAGATGGAAATGTAACTGAAATTCATTGTACTTATTTCCCTAACTCAAAATCTGGTGAAGATACATCAGGGTTAAAAGTAAAAGGAACCATGCATTGGGTAAGTGTAAAACACGCTAAAACTGCCGAAGTAAGGTTATATGACAGGCTATTTAAAGTAGAACAACCAGACGCTGAAGATGGTGACTTTAAAGATTATATGAATCCAGAAAGTTTAGTTGTGGTTAAAAACGCCTATATAGAACCAGATTTAACATTAGCTATTGAGCAATTACAAGAACACCCTGACAGAAGATACCAATTTATTAGAAAAGGTTATTTCTGTTTAGATAAAGAAGCTACAGCAGAACACCTCATTTTTAACAGAACTGTTGGTTTAAAAGATAGCTGGGCCAAAGAAGCCAATAAATAA
- a CDS encoding N-acetylmuramoyl-L-alanine amidase, with protein sequence MKYLVIFFSAIIFISCSPKPYKQAEKIQTAKMEEVTASIVVNPAPTVLDSAGNAIPSAYIPTVNFGARKPFYVIIHHTAQDSLAQTIKTFTMESTQVSAHYVISRDGFLVQMLNDELRAWHAGAGKWGNITDMNSCSIGIELDNNGREPFAEAQINTLLLLLAKLKKDYNIPTANFIGHGDIAPKRKADPSILFPWDVLAKNGFGLWYDLPDMPPPVNFDEEAALKRIGYDTTDMAAAIVAFKRHFTKTDLFPILSTWDRCILYNLYKKY encoded by the coding sequence ATGAAGTATTTAGTCATTTTCTTTTCAGCCATCATATTTATCTCTTGCTCTCCAAAACCATACAAGCAAGCAGAAAAAATACAAACTGCAAAAATGGAAGAGGTTACCGCTAGTATTGTGGTAAACCCTGCACCTACGGTATTAGATTCAGCAGGTAATGCTATTCCATCTGCCTATATACCTACGGTAAATTTTGGCGCTCGTAAGCCTTTTTATGTTATTATACATCATACCGCACAAGACTCTTTAGCGCAAACCATTAAAACCTTTACCATGGAAAGCACCCAAGTAAGTGCACATTATGTGATAAGTAGAGATGGTTTTTTAGTACAGATGTTAAATGATGAGCTAAGAGCATGGCATGCTGGCGCTGGTAAATGGGGTAATATTACCGATATGAATTCTTGCTCTATTGGTATTGAGTTAGATAATAATGGTAGAGAACCTTTTGCCGAGGCACAAATAAATACATTGTTATTGCTTTTAGCTAAACTTAAAAAGGATTATAATATCCCAACAGCAAATTTTATTGGACATGGTGATATTGCACCTAAAAGAAAGGCAGATCCAAGTATATTATTTCCATGGGATGTTTTAGCTAAGAATGGGTTTGGTTTATGGTATGATTTACCAGATATGCCACCACCTGTAAATTTTGATGAAGAAGCTGCTTTAAAAAGAATTGGTTATGATACCACTGATATGGCTGCCGCAATAGTAGCTTTTAAAAGACATTTTACCAAGACAGATTTATTTCCTATTCTTTCTACTTGGGATAGATGTATACTTTATAACCTGTATAAGAAGTATTAA
- a CDS encoding YtxH domain-containing protein — MENKSKIAAVLVAGIAAGAAAWYFLKSENGKQNWSSLVDGVKDFTDHLKNTASKQASKINDLSKDTSDYLSAKAHEASHFSDNTLNEISAKVAQDSKSLS; from the coding sequence ATGGAAAACAAATCAAAAATAGCAGCAGTATTGGTAGCCGGTATTGCAGCAGGAGCAGCAGCCTGGTATTTTTTAAAATCAGAAAACGGAAAGCAAAATTGGTCTTCTTTGGTAGATGGCGTTAAAGATTTTACAGACCATTTAAAAAATACAGCTTCTAAACAAGCCAGTAAAATAAATGATTTGTCTAAAGACACTTCAGATTATTTGTCTGCTAAAGCACATGAAGCTTCGCATTTCTCTGACAATACTTTAAACGAAATTTCTGCTAAAGTTGCTCAGGATTCAAAATCTTTATCTTAA
- a CDS encoding NAD(P)H-quinone oxidoreductase translates to MKAIVIQQYGGPEVLTLEERAIPQVADDEVLIKVAAVGINRPDIMQRQGKYPAPAGAVADILGLELAGEVVACGLAVNKYKIGDAICALVSGGAYAEYVIAKEGNCLNIPKGLNYLEAASLPETVFTVWYNLFILGKLKAGEKVLIHGGSSGIGVMAIQLAKAFGCKVMVTAGSKEKCDACTALGADIAINYKEQDFEFLLKEAGVNVVLDMVGGNYLPKNINILSVEGRLVYINAMLNRVGELDILKVMQKRLQITGSTLRAREPEFKAFLAREIEKYVWPLFENNKVKPVIHQVFAYADVIKAHQLMESSKHIGKIMLKF, encoded by the coding sequence ATGAAGGCTATAGTTATCCAACAATACGGCGGTCCAGAGGTTTTAACTTTAGAAGAAAGAGCTATACCACAGGTGGCTGATGATGAAGTTTTAATAAAAGTTGCTGCTGTAGGTATTAACAGACCAGATATCATGCAAAGGCAAGGGAAGTATCCAGCTCCGGCTGGGGCTGTTGCTGATATTTTGGGTTTAGAATTAGCAGGTGAGGTAGTTGCTTGTGGCTTAGCGGTAAACAAGTATAAAATTGGAGATGCTATTTGCGCTTTAGTTTCTGGCGGTGCTTATGCCGAGTATGTAATTGCAAAAGAGGGAAATTGTTTAAACATCCCGAAAGGGTTAAACTATTTAGAAGCAGCTTCTTTACCAGAAACTGTTTTTACTGTTTGGTATAACCTTTTTATACTAGGTAAATTAAAGGCTGGCGAAAAAGTTTTGATACACGGCGGCTCTAGCGGAATTGGCGTTATGGCCATACAATTAGCCAAAGCATTTGGCTGTAAAGTAATGGTTACCGCAGGCTCTAAAGAAAAATGTGATGCTTGTACAGCTTTAGGAGCTGATATTGCCATTAATTATAAAGAGCAAGATTTTGAGTTTTTACTAAAAGAAGCAGGTGTAAATGTTGTTTTAGATATGGTAGGAGGGAATTACCTGCCTAAAAATATCAATATTTTAAGTGTAGAAGGGCGTTTAGTTTATATCAATGCGATGCTAAATAGAGTTGGCGAGCTAGATATTCTGAAAGTAATGCAAAAGAGATTACAAATTACCGGAAGTACTTTAAGGGCAAGAGAACCAGAATTTAAAGCCTTTTTAGCCAGAGAAATAGAAAAGTATGTATGGCCATTATTTGAAAATAACAAAGTGAAGCCAGTTATTCATCAGGTTTTCGCTTACGCTGATGTTATAAAAGCCCACCAATTAATGGAAAGCAGCAAGCATATTGGTAAGATTATGCTTAAATTTTAA
- a CDS encoding BLUF domain-containing protein, whose product MYYLIYFAYEFTPFTTTSLDELLAQAREKNAKYNVTGKLLYVEGTFIQLLEGDKPAVKHIYNAIEKDKRIIALKVVIEGPAKKRYFPNWSMAYDKISLTDINEMEQCEHPGVKEYLSKATPIRLLKLIANNPLL is encoded by the coding sequence ATGTACTACTTAATTTATTTTGCTTACGAGTTTACGCCTTTTACAACCACAAGTTTAGATGAGCTTTTAGCGCAAGCAAGAGAGAAAAATGCTAAATATAACGTTACAGGTAAGCTTCTTTACGTTGAAGGAACCTTTATACAATTACTAGAAGGAGACAAACCAGCTGTAAAACATATTTATAATGCCATAGAAAAAGATAAGAGAATTATAGCCTTAAAAGTAGTGATAGAAGGGCCAGCTAAAAAACGTTACTTCCCAAATTGGTCTATGGCTTATGATAAAATATCTTTAACAGATATCAATGAAATGGAACAGTGTGAGCATCCAGGAGTTAAAGAATATCTAAGCAAGGCTACACCAATAAGATTATTAAAACTTATTGCTAATAACCCATTATTATAG
- a CDS encoding DUF4397 domain-containing protein, with the protein MRNFRTINNLKRLTTAKTLLAAAFLLTLTSCLKNDDDYTPQQVAAVSIFHASPGTQAFNFITDRGTGSGPFTFSQRTFYNLYAAGQRRISIRKVGGTQDTLRTGTVNLETDKFYSIYVVDAAPNPNFLIIKDSLTSPAAGKAKIRFLNLSPDAGALSLTTASDSLLFNTTAYKVHTAFSDITGNKTYTFKIKNNGTDKATRQNVEIKTGRVYTIWAKGIDNTTNDTLKTGIQVSEHLSDF; encoded by the coding sequence ATGAGAAATTTTAGAACTATTAACAATCTTAAGCGATTGACTACAGCAAAAACTTTATTGGCAGCTGCCTTCTTGTTAACTTTAACTTCGTGTTTAAAAAACGATGATGATTATACGCCTCAACAAGTAGCTGCGGTTAGTATTTTCCATGCTTCGCCAGGTACGCAAGCTTTTAATTTTATAACAGACCGTGGCACCGGAAGCGGACCATTTACTTTTAGCCAAAGAACTTTTTACAATTTATATGCGGCGGGGCAACGCAGGATAAGCATTCGTAAAGTGGGTGGCACACAAGATACTTTAAGAACGGGAACAGTAAATCTGGAGACTGATAAATTTTACTCTATCTATGTAGTAGATGCTGCGCCAAATCCAAATTTTTTAATTATTAAAGACTCTTTAACTAGCCCGGCGGCAGGTAAGGCAAAAATCAGATTTCTTAATTTAAGTCCGGATGCTGGTGCTTTAAGCCTAACAACCGCTTCTGATAGCTTACTGTTTAACACAACGGCTTATAAAGTTCATACTGCTTTTAGTGATATTACAGGTAATAAAACCTATACTTTCAAAATTAAGAATAACGGTACTGATAAAGCTACTAGACAAAATGTAGAAATTAAGACCGGAAGAGTTTATACCATTTGGGCAAAAGGAATTGACAATACTACCAATGATACGCTTAAAACGGGCATTCAAGTGAGTGAACATTTAAGCGATTTTTAA